From the Thermococcus guaymasensis DSM 11113 genome, one window contains:
- a CDS encoding 1,4-alpha-glucan branching protein translates to MKGYFTFVLHTHIPYVRKHGKWPFGEEWLYEAMAETYLPLLMEFERLRSSGVRFQLVINITPVLAEQLADDYIKAEFEKYLLRKIKATEEDLKSGKYDEKAVKASLDHFRKVYDYWKAINGDIVGKFREFQDAGYIEVITSAATHGYLPLLARDEAIRAQLANGVVTYEKHFGRRPRGIWLPECAYRPAGEWELPDGRKVKRRGIEKFLEEFGLEYFFVESNLIDEGPVTKGYGEIPLYKGEKSTLRPYWIKGSKVAVFARNRETGHQVWSAHYGYPGDFWYREFHRKAEKSGGQYWRVTGKDVDLGQKEFYDPDKAMERVEEHARHFVSLAERLLGEFEERFGEKGIIVSPYDTELFGHWWFEGVKWLGRVLELMAQNGIVTTTISAFLDNYAGERYEVELPEGSWGANADHSTWWNEETRWTWDHVYRAEERMVALASKYYGRDRIADRILEQLARELLILEASDWQFLITTGQAKEYGKRRLLIHSRDFHRLANELVKYVKTGSFDVKLLEELEERDNAFRPVVVSYYVSENPPEIPDYVGPPEVPPEESEEKEEDAEVLRDGGRFYAASLAFVKRRKPKVPLRERVDTRLTKRAKGAPKKVKKPKEKPTPKVKSLIDIKGIGPKTLAKLNDAGIKTPEDLLKADLEELAKKTRISLKRLRKFLAQIS, encoded by the coding sequence ATGAAAGGCTACTTCACGTTCGTCCTCCACACCCACATCCCGTACGTTAGAAAACACGGGAAGTGGCCTTTTGGGGAGGAATGGCTCTACGAGGCAATGGCTGAGACCTATCTGCCCCTTCTGATGGAGTTTGAGCGCCTCCGCTCCTCGGGAGTCCGTTTCCAGCTCGTAATCAACATAACGCCCGTACTGGCGGAACAGCTTGCAGACGACTACATCAAGGCCGAGTTTGAGAAGTACCTCCTAAGGAAAATCAAGGCGACTGAGGAGGATCTAAAATCAGGAAAGTACGACGAAAAGGCGGTTAAAGCTTCTCTTGACCACTTCAGGAAGGTCTACGACTACTGGAAGGCCATAAATGGGGACATCGTCGGCAAGTTCCGGGAGTTCCAGGACGCCGGTTACATAGAAGTAATAACCTCCGCCGCGACCCACGGCTACCTCCCTCTCCTGGCTAGGGACGAGGCAATAAGGGCACAGCTCGCCAATGGAGTTGTTACTTACGAAAAGCACTTCGGCAGGAGGCCGAGGGGGATATGGCTGCCGGAGTGCGCCTACCGGCCGGCCGGAGAGTGGGAGCTGCCGGACGGGAGGAAGGTTAAGAGGCGGGGCATAGAAAAGTTCCTGGAGGAGTTCGGCCTCGAATACTTCTTCGTGGAGAGCAACCTGATCGATGAGGGTCCGGTGACGAAGGGCTACGGCGAGATTCCGCTCTACAAGGGAGAGAAGAGCACGCTAAGGCCCTACTGGATTAAGGGCTCTAAGGTTGCCGTCTTTGCCCGCAACAGGGAGACGGGTCACCAGGTATGGAGCGCGCACTACGGCTACCCCGGCGACTTCTGGTACAGGGAGTTCCACAGGAAGGCCGAAAAGAGCGGCGGCCAGTACTGGCGCGTTACCGGTAAGGACGTCGACCTTGGCCAGAAGGAGTTCTACGACCCCGACAAGGCTATGGAGCGCGTGGAGGAGCACGCGAGGCACTTCGTCTCGTTGGCGGAGAGGCTGCTGGGTGAGTTCGAGGAGAGGTTCGGGGAGAAGGGAATAATCGTTTCTCCCTACGACACCGAGCTCTTTGGCCACTGGTGGTTTGAGGGCGTCAAGTGGCTCGGCAGGGTCCTTGAGCTGATGGCACAGAATGGAATCGTCACCACGACCATCTCGGCTTTCCTTGACAACTATGCCGGGGAGAGGTACGAGGTTGAGCTTCCGGAGGGCTCGTGGGGAGCCAACGCAGACCACTCGACGTGGTGGAATGAGGAGACCAGATGGACCTGGGACCACGTCTACCGCGCTGAGGAGAGGATGGTGGCGCTGGCGAGCAAGTACTACGGAAGGGACAGAATAGCCGATAGAATCCTTGAACAGCTCGCGAGAGAGCTTCTGATACTTGAAGCGAGTGACTGGCAGTTCCTGATAACGACCGGGCAGGCGAAGGAATACGGGAAGAGAAGACTCCTCATACACAGCAGGGACTTCCACAGGCTGGCAAATGAGCTCGTGAAGTACGTGAAGACGGGAAGCTTCGACGTTAAGCTCCTTGAGGAACTTGAGGAGAGGGACAATGCCTTTAGACCTGTGGTGGTCTCCTACTATGTGAGTGAAAACCCGCCGGAGATTCCAGATTACGTTGGGCCCCCCGAAGTTCCGCCGGAAGAGTCCGAGGAAAAGGAAGAAGACGCTGAAGTACTGAGGGACGGCGGTAGGTTCTATGCTGCATCCCTAGCCTTTGTGAAGAGGAGGAAGCCGAAGGTTCCTCTGAGGGAGAGAGTTGATACGAGGCTCACTAAGCGGGCTAAAGGGGCCCCTAAAAAGGTCAAAAAGCCTAAAGAAAAACCGACACCGAAAGTGAAAAGCCTCATAGACATCAAGGGCATCGGTCCCAAAACGCTCGCAAAGCTGAACGATGCCGGCATAAAGACGCCCGAAGACCTTCTTAAGGCAGACCTTGAGGAGCTGGCCAAAAAGACCCGCATCTCCCTCAAGAGGTTAAGGAAGTTCCTTGCCCAGATTTCCTGA
- the rqcH gene encoding ribosome rescue protein RqcH, with amino-acid sequence MKEEMSSVDIRYVVRELQWLLGSRVDKVYHDGDEIRIKLRTKEGRADLILQAGKRFHLTSYVKEAPKQPSSFTMLLRKHLGGGFIDAIEQHQFDRIVKIKVGDYTLIGELFRKGNIVLVDSENRIVAALRYEEYKDRAIKPKAEYKFPPARENPLEVSFERFLELMREDEELELVRALARKLNMGGMYAEEISLRAGFEKTTPVKELSDEDLKKVYEAMMRTFNDEPRPNIVYKDGNMHDVVPIELKIYEGLEKRYFKTFSEALDEYFGKLTIEKAKIEQTKKLESKKRGLLATLRKQEEMLKGFEKAMNENQEIGDLIYANYALVEKLLEEFRKATEKLGWDEFKKRIEEGKKAGNRVALMVKVIDPKEKSVTIELEGKKVKLYLNKSIGENAELYYEKAKKFRHKYEGALKAYEDTKRKLDEVEKLIEEEMKKELNVKKIERRKKKWFEKFRWFVSSEGFLVLAGKDASTNETLIKKHMAENDLYCHADVYGAPHVVIKDGQKAGEKTIFEACQFAVSMSRAWSQGLYGADAYWTYPNQVTKQAPSGEYLGKGAFMVYGKRNWLHGLPLKLAVGVINYEGEDYVVCAPVDAIKAHTDKYIIIRPGKLKKGELVKKIRGILEKWGYKVREEDLNAILPPGGGEIVEVVG; translated from the coding sequence ATGAAGGAAGAGATGAGTTCCGTTGACATACGCTACGTCGTGAGAGAGCTTCAGTGGCTCCTCGGTTCTCGCGTTGATAAGGTCTACCACGACGGCGACGAGATAAGGATTAAGCTCCGCACCAAGGAGGGAAGGGCGGATTTAATACTGCAGGCCGGCAAGAGGTTCCACCTCACGAGCTACGTCAAGGAGGCCCCAAAACAGCCTTCGAGCTTCACCATGCTCCTCAGGAAGCACCTCGGCGGGGGCTTCATAGACGCGATAGAACAGCACCAGTTCGACAGGATTGTTAAAATCAAGGTGGGAGACTACACTCTCATCGGTGAGCTCTTCAGAAAAGGGAACATCGTCCTCGTTGATTCGGAGAACAGGATTGTGGCGGCGCTCCGCTATGAGGAGTACAAAGACAGGGCGATAAAGCCGAAGGCGGAGTACAAGTTTCCACCCGCCAGGGAAAACCCCCTTGAGGTCTCTTTCGAGCGCTTTCTTGAACTGATGAGGGAAGATGAGGAGCTTGAGCTCGTCCGTGCTTTAGCCAGGAAGCTCAACATGGGCGGCATGTACGCAGAGGAGATTTCCCTCAGGGCGGGCTTCGAGAAGACGACGCCAGTGAAGGAGCTGAGCGATGAGGATTTGAAGAAGGTTTACGAGGCTATGATGAGGACGTTCAACGACGAGCCGAGGCCGAACATCGTCTACAAGGACGGCAACATGCACGACGTCGTTCCGATAGAGCTGAAAATCTACGAGGGCCTTGAGAAGCGCTATTTTAAAACCTTCAGCGAGGCCCTTGACGAGTACTTTGGAAAGCTCACCATCGAGAAGGCAAAAATCGAGCAGACGAAGAAGCTTGAGTCAAAGAAAAGAGGACTTCTTGCAACCCTCAGAAAGCAGGAGGAGATGCTCAAGGGCTTCGAAAAGGCCATGAACGAGAACCAGGAGATAGGCGACCTGATCTACGCGAACTACGCCCTCGTAGAGAAACTTCTCGAAGAGTTCAGGAAAGCAACTGAAAAGCTCGGCTGGGACGAGTTCAAGAAGCGCATAGAGGAGGGCAAGAAGGCCGGAAACAGGGTCGCGCTGATGGTGAAAGTGATTGACCCGAAGGAAAAATCAGTCACGATTGAGCTGGAAGGAAAGAAGGTCAAACTCTACCTGAACAAAAGCATAGGAGAGAACGCCGAGCTCTACTACGAGAAGGCCAAAAAGTTCCGCCACAAGTACGAGGGAGCTCTGAAGGCCTACGAGGACACAAAGAGGAAGCTCGATGAAGTTGAGAAGCTCATCGAGGAGGAGATGAAGAAGGAACTGAACGTGAAGAAAATCGAGAGGAGAAAGAAGAAATGGTTCGAGAAGTTCCGCTGGTTCGTTTCGAGCGAGGGCTTCCTGGTTTTGGCCGGAAAGGACGCGAGCACAAACGAAACGCTCATCAAAAAGCACATGGCCGAGAACGACCTCTACTGTCACGCCGACGTTTACGGTGCACCCCACGTCGTAATCAAGGACGGGCAGAAGGCCGGAGAAAAGACTATTTTCGAGGCCTGCCAGTTCGCGGTCTCGATGAGCAGAGCGTGGAGTCAGGGGCTGTATGGAGCGGACGCCTACTGGACTTACCCGAACCAAGTAACGAAGCAGGCCCCGAGCGGTGAATACCTCGGCAAAGGCGCCTTCATGGTCTACGGGAAGAGGAACTGGCTTCACGGCCTGCCGCTCAAGCTGGCGGTCGGTGTGATAAACTACGAGGGAGAAGACTACGTCGTCTGCGCGCCCGTTGATGCCATCAAGGCCCACACGGACAAGTACATCATTATAAGGCCGGGAAAGCTCAAGAAGGGCGAGCTCGTGAAGAAGATACGCGGAATTTTGGAGAAGTGGGGTTACAAGGTCAGGGAAGAAGACCTCAACGCAATCCTTCCTCCCGGAGGGGGAGAAATAGTTGAGGTGGTGGGGTGA
- a CDS encoding pantoate kinase — protein MLVRAFVPAHITAFFVPVFHDDPLKTGSLGAGINLTKGTNVFVSIETGTLERHIHVAFNGEPVKRENAVISYSVAERLVPEGFIGEVEIWQYFDFPNGYGFGNSAGGALGTALTLSYRFGGTWLRAAQIAHEAEVRHRGGLGDVIAQLAGGIEVRVKAGGPGIGVVDNLFFGDYKVLVVPLGKLSTREVLDGDVVKAIEAEGSKALEKLLAEPTPERMMALAREFAEKTGLLSGELLELARELDKVISTPSSMIMLGKGLFALVRGEEVESAKRLLTDLGVPYDVTEIYEGKPKVGRWFEGDAK, from the coding sequence ATGCTGGTTAGAGCCTTCGTCCCTGCACACATAACGGCCTTCTTCGTCCCGGTATTTCACGATGATCCGCTGAAAACAGGCTCACTTGGGGCTGGAATCAACCTCACCAAAGGGACAAACGTCTTTGTGAGCATAGAAACTGGGACGCTGGAGAGGCACATACACGTTGCCTTCAACGGCGAGCCCGTGAAGAGGGAAAACGCTGTAATCAGTTACTCCGTCGCAGAACGGCTCGTCCCGGAGGGGTTCATAGGCGAGGTCGAAATCTGGCAGTACTTCGACTTCCCCAACGGCTACGGATTTGGCAACAGTGCCGGCGGTGCCCTGGGGACTGCCCTGACACTGAGCTACAGGTTCGGGGGGACGTGGCTCAGGGCGGCTCAAATTGCCCACGAAGCCGAGGTAAGGCACAGGGGCGGGCTCGGGGACGTCATAGCCCAGCTCGCAGGCGGAATTGAGGTCAGGGTTAAAGCGGGCGGGCCAGGGATAGGCGTCGTTGACAACCTGTTCTTTGGGGACTACAAGGTTCTGGTCGTGCCCCTCGGGAAGCTCTCAACGAGGGAAGTCCTCGACGGGGACGTCGTTAAGGCGATAGAGGCAGAAGGCTCAAAAGCCCTTGAGAAGCTCCTGGCGGAGCCGACGCCCGAGCGCATGATGGCCCTCGCAAGGGAATTCGCCGAAAAAACCGGCCTCCTGAGCGGTGAACTCCTTGAGCTGGCGAGGGAGCTGGACAAAGTCATTTCCACCCCCAGCTCGATGATAATGCTCGGAAAAGGTCTCTTCGCGCTCGTAAGGGGAGAAGAGGTCGAGAGCGCCAAGAGACTCTTAACTGATCTGGGCGTTCCATATGACGTGACGGAAATATATGAAGGAAAGCCAAAGGTTGGAAGATGGTTTGAAGGTGATGCAAAATGA
- a CDS encoding ATP-dependent DNA ligase: MKYAELANLYRRLEKTTLKTLKTKFVADFLKKTPDELLEIVPYLILGKVFPDWDERELGVGEKLLIKAVSMATGVPEKEIEDSVRDTGDLGESVALALKKKKQKSFFSQPLTIKRVYDTFVKVAEASGEGSQDRKMKYLANLFMDAGPEEGKYIARTVLGTMRTGVAEGILRDAIAEAFKVKPELVERAYMLTSDFGYVAKVAKLEGNGGLSKVSIQIGKPIRPMLAQNAASVKEALMEMGGEAAFEIKYDGARVQVHRDGDKVIIYSRRLENVTRSIPEIVEAVKASLKPEKAIVEGELVAVGEGGRPRPFQYVLRRFRRKYNIEEMIEKIPLELNLFDILYVDGESLIDTEFVERRKRLEESVAESEKIKLAEQLVTKKGEEAEKFYKRALELGHEGLMAKRLDSVYEPGNRGKKWLKIKPTMENLDLVIIGAEWGEGRRAHLLGSFLVAAYNPESGEFLPVGKVGSGFTDEDLVEFTKMLKPLIIREEGKFVKIEPKVVIEVTYQEIQKSPKYRSGFALRFPRYVALREDKSPEEADTIERVAQLYELQEKFKAKR; this comes from the coding sequence ATGAAATACGCAGAGCTGGCTAACCTCTACAGGAGGCTTGAGAAGACAACACTCAAGACCCTCAAGACCAAGTTCGTTGCAGACTTTCTGAAGAAGACGCCGGACGAACTTCTTGAGATAGTCCCGTACCTTATCCTTGGCAAGGTCTTTCCTGACTGGGACGAGAGGGAGCTTGGAGTCGGCGAGAAGCTCCTGATAAAGGCAGTCTCCATGGCAACGGGCGTGCCCGAAAAGGAAATCGAGGACTCTGTTAGGGACACTGGCGATTTGGGTGAGAGCGTTGCACTCGCTCTAAAGAAAAAGAAGCAGAAGAGCTTCTTCAGCCAGCCGCTCACCATAAAGCGCGTTTACGACACGTTCGTCAAGGTCGCAGAAGCAAGCGGTGAGGGAAGCCAGGACAGGAAGATGAAGTACCTGGCGAACCTCTTCATGGACGCCGGGCCGGAGGAGGGCAAGTACATAGCGAGAACCGTTCTTGGAACCATGAGGACGGGCGTGGCGGAGGGAATCCTTAGAGATGCAATAGCTGAGGCTTTCAAAGTGAAGCCTGAACTCGTCGAGAGGGCCTACATGCTCACGAGCGACTTCGGCTACGTGGCAAAGGTGGCAAAGCTTGAGGGCAACGGGGGCCTCTCGAAGGTCAGCATACAGATTGGGAAGCCGATAAGGCCGATGCTCGCACAGAACGCCGCCAGCGTCAAGGAAGCACTTATGGAGATGGGCGGCGAGGCGGCCTTCGAGATAAAGTACGACGGAGCGAGGGTTCAGGTCCACCGCGACGGCGATAAAGTGATAATCTACTCGAGGAGGCTTGAGAACGTCACCCGCTCGATTCCGGAGATAGTCGAGGCCGTGAAGGCCTCGCTGAAGCCAGAGAAGGCCATAGTCGAGGGCGAGCTTGTGGCCGTTGGGGAAGGCGGCAGGCCAAGGCCCTTCCAGTACGTCCTGAGGAGGTTTAGGAGGAAGTACAACATCGAGGAAATGATAGAGAAAATCCCCCTCGAGCTGAACCTCTTCGACATACTCTACGTTGACGGTGAGAGCCTCATAGACACTGAGTTCGTTGAGAGGAGGAAGAGGTTGGAGGAGAGCGTTGCCGAGAGCGAGAAGATAAAGCTGGCGGAACAGCTCGTTACGAAGAAGGGTGAAGAGGCAGAGAAGTTCTACAAGAGGGCCCTAGAGCTAGGCCACGAAGGGCTGATGGCCAAGAGGCTCGACTCCGTCTACGAGCCCGGAAACCGAGGAAAGAAGTGGCTCAAGATTAAGCCCACGATGGAGAACCTCGATTTGGTTATCATCGGGGCGGAGTGGGGCGAAGGAAGGAGGGCGCACCTCCTCGGCTCGTTCCTCGTGGCGGCATACAACCCAGAGAGCGGTGAGTTCCTGCCGGTCGGGAAAGTCGGCAGCGGCTTCACCGACGAGGACTTAGTGGAGTTCACAAAGATGCTCAAGCCCCTGATAATCCGGGAGGAGGGCAAGTTCGTCAAGATTGAGCCCAAGGTCGTCATCGAGGTTACCTACCAGGAGATACAGAAGAGCCCGAAGTACAGGAGCGGCTTCGCGCTCCGCTTCCCGCGCTACGTGGCGTTGAGGGAAGATAAAAGCCCGGAGGAAGCGGACACGATAGAGAGGGTTGCCCAGCTCTACGAGCTCCAGGAGAAGTTCAAGGCAAAGAGGTAA
- a CDS encoding PrsW family glutamic-type intramembrane protease, translated as MIGVFLVVIYTLLAVVVGIKVFFKTSSWLSKTEGLVPPVPLHSAIGWGIVAFLLALGLEGLILFSSGMTTGMLILTFLVGPIEEGAKLLPFVAKERESTLVRWHLTIRTALVFGILEALLYFWPLVSMGNLLGAIFRFVVVMFHVVFTAIALEGALRGSLWEGYLKAALLHSLYDAPALLLYIMGDLAGFVAPLSMVALIYIHNSVDEVFGSAVNYARRVAALRQEMYKTFEYSNGEASGAEEPEKADQKDKNEKENPEGFTSLP; from the coding sequence ATGATAGGGGTATTTCTCGTTGTGATCTATACACTTCTTGCCGTTGTCGTTGGAATCAAGGTATTTTTTAAGACCAGCTCATGGCTTTCGAAGACGGAGGGACTAGTCCCCCCAGTACCATTACACTCCGCCATCGGCTGGGGGATTGTGGCGTTTCTCCTCGCGCTTGGTCTTGAAGGACTCATCTTGTTTTCCAGTGGAATGACTACGGGTATGTTGATTTTGACGTTTTTAGTTGGCCCCATTGAGGAAGGTGCAAAGTTACTCCCCTTTGTGGCCAAGGAACGCGAAAGCACGCTGGTTCGATGGCACCTTACAATAAGAACGGCCTTAGTCTTCGGAATCCTTGAGGCGCTCCTGTATTTTTGGCCTCTAGTTTCAATGGGCAACCTCCTCGGTGCCATATTCAGGTTTGTAGTCGTGATGTTCCACGTTGTATTTACTGCGATAGCATTGGAAGGGGCTCTCAGGGGCTCCCTATGGGAAGGCTACCTGAAGGCAGCACTGCTCCACAGCCTCTATGATGCACCAGCTCTGTTGCTTTACATCATGGGAGACCTCGCAGGTTTCGTTGCACCCCTGAGTATGGTTGCCCTTATCTACATCCACAACTCTGTTGATGAGGTCTTTGGATCCGCGGTGAACTACGCCAGGAGGGTGGCAGCGCTGAGGCAGGAGATGTACAAGACTTTCGAATACAGTAATGGAGAAGCGTCTGGAGCTGAAGAACCCGAAAAAGCGGATCAGAAAGACAAAAACGAGAAAGAAAACCCGGAGGGCTTTACCTCTTTGCCTTGA
- a CDS encoding beta-CASP ribonuclease aCPSF1 yields the protein MIRRETFVEDILRDIQAVINQMVPKEANVTEVEFEGPELVIYVKNPEAIMRDGDLIRNLAKVLKKRISVRPDPDILLPPEKAEEMIKQIVPPEAEITNISFDPSVGEVIIEAKKPGLVIGKNGETLRLITQKVHWAPKAVRTPPIQSQTIYSIRQILQTESRDRRKFLRQVGRNIYRKPEYKSRWIRITGLGGFREVGRSALLVQTDESYVLVDFGVNVAALKDPLKAFPHFDAPEFRYVLDEGLLDAIIITHAHLDHSGMLPYLFRYKLFDGPIYTTPPTRDLMTLLQQDFIEIQHMNGVEPLYRPRDIKEVVKHTITLDYGEVRDIAPDIRLTLHNAGHILGSAIVHLHIGNGLHNIAVTGDFKFIPTRLLEPAVSRFPRVETLVMESTYGGSNDYQMPREEAEKRLIEVIHHTIKRGGKVLIPAMAVGRAQEIMMVLEEYARVGGIDVPIYLDGMIWEATAIHTAYPEYLSRRLREQIFHEGYNPFLNPIFKSVANSRERQDIIDSGEPAIIIATSGMLVGGPSVEYFKQLAPDPKNSIIFVSYQAEGTLGRQIQRGLREIPLVGEDGRTEVVQVNMEVHTIDGFSGHADRRELMSYVARLRPRPERVITVHGEPNKCLDLASSIHKKFNLSTRAPHNLDAIRLK from the coding sequence TTGATCAGGAGAGAAACGTTTGTCGAGGACATACTAAGGGACATACAGGCAGTCATCAACCAGATGGTGCCAAAAGAAGCCAATGTAACAGAAGTAGAGTTTGAGGGGCCGGAGCTTGTCATTTACGTCAAGAATCCCGAGGCAATAATGCGCGACGGCGACCTAATTAGGAACCTTGCCAAGGTTTTGAAGAAGAGGATAAGCGTTCGGCCCGATCCCGATATCCTCCTCCCGCCGGAGAAGGCGGAGGAGATGATAAAGCAGATTGTCCCACCCGAGGCGGAGATAACCAACATAAGCTTCGACCCCTCCGTTGGCGAGGTCATAATTGAGGCCAAAAAGCCGGGCCTCGTGATCGGGAAGAACGGGGAAACGCTCCGCCTCATCACTCAGAAGGTTCACTGGGCGCCTAAAGCCGTTAGGACGCCTCCTATCCAGAGTCAGACGATCTACTCGATAAGACAGATCCTCCAGACGGAGAGCAGGGACAGGAGGAAGTTCCTCAGACAGGTTGGCAGGAACATCTACCGCAAGCCAGAGTACAAGAGCAGGTGGATTAGGATTACCGGCCTTGGAGGCTTCCGCGAGGTCGGCAGGAGCGCCCTCCTAGTTCAGACTGACGAGAGCTACGTTTTGGTGGACTTTGGAGTGAACGTGGCGGCCCTCAAGGATCCGCTAAAGGCGTTTCCGCACTTCGATGCCCCTGAATTCCGCTACGTCCTTGATGAAGGCCTCCTCGATGCAATCATCATAACCCACGCTCACCTTGACCACAGCGGAATGCTGCCCTACCTCTTCCGCTACAAGCTCTTCGACGGGCCTATTTACACAACCCCGCCGACTAGGGATCTGATGACCCTTCTCCAGCAGGACTTCATTGAAATCCAGCACATGAACGGCGTCGAGCCCCTCTACCGCCCGAGGGACATAAAGGAGGTTGTCAAGCACACCATAACCCTCGACTACGGTGAAGTCAGAGACATCGCCCCAGACATAAGGCTGACCCTCCACAACGCCGGTCACATTCTCGGCTCTGCAATAGTTCACCTCCACATAGGCAACGGGCTCCACAACATAGCGGTGACTGGAGACTTCAAGTTCATACCCACGAGGTTGCTTGAGCCCGCAGTGAGCAGGTTCCCGCGCGTCGAGACCCTCGTCATGGAATCCACCTACGGTGGGAGCAACGACTACCAGATGCCGAGGGAGGAAGCGGAGAAGAGGCTCATAGAGGTCATACACCACACGATAAAGCGCGGCGGAAAGGTTCTAATTCCAGCTATGGCCGTTGGAAGGGCCCAGGAGATAATGATGGTCCTTGAGGAGTACGCGCGTGTCGGCGGTATAGATGTCCCTATATACCTCGACGGAATGATCTGGGAAGCAACTGCGATCCATACGGCTTATCCCGAGTACCTGAGCAGGCGCCTGCGCGAGCAGATCTTCCACGAGGGCTACAACCCGTTCCTCAACCCGATCTTCAAGAGCGTCGCCAACTCCCGCGAGAGGCAGGACATTATAGACAGCGGCGAGCCTGCAATCATCATAGCCACCTCGGGCATGCTCGTCGGTGGGCCGAGCGTCGAGTATTTCAAGCAGCTTGCTCCGGATCCGAAGAACAGCATAATCTTCGTCAGCTACCAGGCGGAGGGAACTCTCGGAAGACAGATCCAGCGCGGTCTACGCGAGATACCACTGGTCGGCGAGGATGGAAGAACCGAGGTCGTCCAGGTCAACATGGAAGTCCACACGATAGACGGCTTCTCCGGTCACGCCGACAGGAGGGAGCTAATGAGCTATGTGGCAAGGCTCAGGCCTCGGCCTGAGCGCGTCATAACCGTCCACGGTGAGCCCAACAAGTGCCTTGACCTCGCATCCAGCATCCACAAGAAGTTCAACCTCTCGACGAGGGCACCGCACAACCTCGATGCCATAAGGCTGAAGTGA
- the psmB gene encoding archaeal proteasome endopeptidase complex subunit beta: protein MKGSLSATKGTTTVGVVCKDGVVLAADRRATLGNMVTSKEVTKVFQIDDHLGIAGAGLVGDILSLVRLLRAEAKLYRAEVGREMSVKALAMLVSNILHGNRHLPYFAWFLVGGYDVVPRLYSIDAAGGVTEERFVVAGSGMEFALAILEENFSEGLSLKEGVDLAVRAVKAAIKRDVYTGEGVTVVTITKEGYRELEPVLK from the coding sequence TTGAAAGGGAGTCTGAGTGCAACGAAAGGTACCACCACCGTTGGAGTGGTATGTAAGGACGGCGTCGTGCTGGCAGCGGACAGGAGGGCTACACTTGGCAACATGGTGACTTCGAAGGAAGTAACCAAGGTTTTTCAGATAGACGATCATCTGGGCATAGCGGGTGCAGGGCTTGTCGGGGATATCCTGAGTCTCGTCAGGCTTCTCAGGGCAGAGGCAAAGCTTTATCGTGCTGAGGTTGGCAGGGAAATGTCAGTGAAGGCACTGGCAATGCTGGTGTCAAACATCCTGCACGGAAACAGGCACCTCCCGTACTTTGCCTGGTTCCTGGTTGGGGGGTATGACGTTGTGCCGAGGCTTTATTCGATAGACGCCGCCGGAGGTGTAACCGAAGAGCGTTTTGTGGTGGCCGGTTCTGGCATGGAATTTGCCCTCGCTATCCTTGAGGAGAACTTCTCAGAGGGGCTGAGCCTTAAGGAGGGCGTTGATCTGGCTGTTAGGGCGGTTAAGGCTGCCATTAAGAGGGATGTCTACACAGGTGAGGGAGTTACGGTTGTCACGATCACGAAGGAAGGATACCGTGAGCTTGAACCGGTTCTGAAGTGA